GTCCTTGAAAGGTTTTGAGGCATTCACCTGTGTTAATATCCCATAACTTAAGAGTCTGGTCATCACTGCCACTCACTAGCATTTGTCCATCTTTACTGAAGACAACTGAGAGTACCCAACTTGTGTGTCCTCGGAAAGTTAAGAGACATTTACCAGTACACACATTCCATAACTTCATCGTCTGGTCATCACTGCCACTTACTAATGTATGATTATCTGGACTAAAAGCAACTGACCAAACTTCATGCTCATGTCCATACAAAGTTTGTAGGCATTGACCTGTGTTGATATCCCACAGCTTCACAGCATAATCAGTAGTACTGCTAGCAAGGATACTACCATCAGGACTAAAGGCTAGTGATACAACCCAATTAGTATGTCCCTTACAGGTTAGAAGCTGTTTCCAATCGTAAACTTGGTACAAGCGAATCTCACCATTGGTATCACCCATAGCGAAAAGTTTACCATCAGGGCTAAATGCTACAGATAAAATACCACCAAAAGTTTCAGCAAAAACAGACTTAGCTAAATTGGCGTTTTGGAAATTGACATTGTGCAGTTTTACATTCTGTAAGTCTGCTTGCCAAACAGTTAAATTAGACAAATCATAGCCCTTTAAATTAATCTGAAGTTGACACAATAAATTGAGAATATTGCCAACTGTATACCCTGGTTCTAACGGAGATTCTTCTCGCAGCCTTGCTAGAATTTTATTTAATTGCTTTTCGATGCCTTTTTTATTTTTTAAATCAGTGAGTAGCCCATCTATTACTGGTCGGAGAACGAGGCTAATTTGAGCTTCTCTTATATAGTCTTTAGCAGTTGCCTTCATTAAAGGATGGGAATTAAAAAACTCGATATGCTCAGTGACAATTTCTTCACAAATATGCTCTATAAATACCTGAGACACATACTCCATAACTACAGGTTGTAAGGTGAAAGTTGCTGTATTTTTTTCAATTAGCGATCGCCGCACCAAAGACTCTAGAGACTCTAGTAATTTTTGAGTTGACCTTGGTAAGATAATGTCTTGTCGCAACTCTGCTAAAGTAACTGGTTCACGATTAATTGCTAGCCAATAAATTATTTCTTTTTCTAAATCTGACAACCGCTCAAACTGTTGATCTAAAATATCACGGATATCTCCAAATACAGATGTACTTTCTTGCAAAAATTGAGTCACTTTACCATCAAAAATATCTTGAATAGTTGTAGCAACTATTTTCAAAGCTAATGGATTACCTGCATAAACTTCAATTAGTAATTTCAATTCATCTTCTGCCGCAGTTATCCCTTTAATTCTCAAGATTTCCTGTGCTTCCTGCACCTTCAAACCACTCAGGGGTAATGAGCGAACAGGTGCTTCTTTCCCTTCAAGTAATGCTACTTCTTTGGGTTTTTCTCGACTAGTTAATATGATGCAGCTAGTGTGAGATGCTTCTCCTAACTGTTTGAAAAGCTCACCATATCCTTCATAACCTTCTCTATATTGTCCGGCCCGACTACCACCACGGAAAACTGACTCTACATTATCAAGTAACACTAGACAACGAGAATTTTGTAAAAAATAAATTAATCGTGATATTCTTTCACTTACGTTTTCTGATAAGTTGCTTTCTATTTCCTGCTCATCAGATAGAACTTGGATCAAGCTAGCAATAATAGTTTTAACGGGTGGAGCTTCTCGTAGCGATCGCCAGATTACATATTCAAAGTCTTCTTGAATTTGTTGAGCAAGTTTCACAGACAATGCTGTTTTACCAATACCCCCCATTCCTAATAATGCCACTAATTGGCAGCGCTCATTCAAAATCCATTGCTCTAAAGTACTCAGTTCTTCCTTCCGTCCATAAAAAACTGAACTTTGGGTAGCATTTCCCCAGTCAACCCGAGTATTTGAGTTTAAATAATCAGTTTTATCTAATTCGTAATTAAAAACTAAAAATAGCTTTTCCAGAGTTTTTTTATCAACTCCTCCTTCACGATTTAAGACTTTAGAGATGGTACTGGAATATAATCCTGTAAGTGTACTCATCTCTTCGAGGGTGTAGCTATTTCCATAATTGTCATTTGCTTCTGACATGCGTTTTGCTTCTTGAAGTTTTTGCAAACCTCTAGCAGTAAGTAAAACACCACGTTTACGTTTAAAATTTTTAGAATTCATGTATGATAAATTTATTAGTAATCTAATTTTGACGCTCGTTAACTTGGTAAATAAACAAATAGTGAGTTTTCATCAACAACCCGTGTATTTTGAGTTTAATTGTATTTATTGTAGCCAAACTGCTCACCTTCATCTTCAATACTTTTTGCATTCATAGCTCAGTTGTCCCTATTTATACAGCCTGATTTATCTAGTAATAAATAGAGCTAAGTGATGTAAATAAAAGACAATGAAAAATTTTTGAGCAGAAATGTCTAAAATAATCTCAAATTCTAAAAATCATCTTTAATTTGAAGTTTACCCAGCCAATATACTTGAATAACTTAAAAAAGCTTTTCGCGCAATGGCTTGAGCGGTGCTGAACTAAACTAAGTAGCTATCTAAGTGCTAGATGTTTGCTTGCGATCGCGCCTAGAGTAGTACTTAGGTGCGATCGCTCACTGTATTTAATTTACAGCCTTCTGCGCTGGCTGGGAATTATACATGGCTACAGGTTTTAAGATCACTTGCCATATTCCATGCCTAGCAGGAATTTCAGAAAAATAGTAGATTTGTTTTGCATACTAAAAGTCCAGTTTTATGTCAAGCTACTATCACCTTTTAACTTCTCATCTGTAGTTAATACTGTAAGTGGGGCATGGGGAAGATCAGGGGAATAAGGGGGATGGGGGAGATGAGGGAGATAACTGCTAACTCCTCCCTGCTGCCTTCAACTTATTTAAAGCGTTAAGCTAGAAAAAATCAGTTAAGTATTACTCATGCTTAATATTAAAGAACAGGTAGATACTTTCGCCAAAAAATTTGTTCCATCCTACCGATTCATTCGTTCACAAGAATCTACGATTGATAGCAGCCATTTGCCTCAAAGAGAACTAAATATCAACTCTATTAAAGTTCTTAACTGGAATATTGCTAAAAACAATTATGATAAAATCTGGCTCAAAGATTTTTTTAATATTGTTGAATATTACCAACCAGATTTGATATTTTTACAAGAATTCCGTCTAGAATTAGGGAGAAAAAAATTAGGAAAATGGATAGGGATGAATTGGAGTTATGCCCCTAATTTTATCGATGCACATCATCAAAGTTATTCAGGAATTTTTACAGCATCTACAATCAGTCCACTGACTAAAAAAGTTTTAATTACTAGGCATTATGAACCTATTATTAAAACTCCTAAAATTTCTCTAATCACTGAATATCCTCTATTTAATAATAAAACAACTATCCTAGCAATCAATAGCCATTTGATTAATTTTGTAGATTTAAATAAATTTAAAATACAACTGCATGAATTAGAAATGGTGTTATCTGCACATCATGGGCCCCTGATATTTTCAGGAAGCCAAGCAAGGAATTAGAATCTACTTTCTCTACGATGAAATTGGTTCAAAAAAACTATCCCGCTCATATATCAAATCTCTAGAACACAATGGAATTAGAGTCAGTGCATTCAACACCACTAAAGGTAAAGGGAATCGTTTCCAACTCAATTTCCGCAACCATCGCAAAATTATCGTGGTCGATGGTGAAATAGCATTTGTAGGTGGTCTAAATATTGGTGATGAATACTTAGGAAAAAATCACCGCTTGAGTCCTTGGCGCGACACCCATATGATACTCCAAGGCCCGACTGTACAAACCCTGCAAAACTCATTTATACGAGATTGGTATTGGGCGACTCGCAAAATTATTGAAGTTAACTGGCAAGTCAAAGCTAATCAAGAAATTAACCAAACTGCATTTATACTTCCTACAGGCCCCGCAGATCAACTACCAGCCTGTAAGCTTTTTTTCGTCAACATAATTAATCAAGCTCAGACTCTCCTCTGGATTGCCAGTCCTTACTTTGTCCCAGACGAATCAACATTGTCAGCCTTAAAACTGGCTGCAATGCGGGGTGTAGATGTGCGAATTATCTTACCAAACCGACCCGATCACTTACTTGTTTATCTATGTTCTTTCTCTTACTATACAGAAATGGAGGCAATTGGTATCAAACTATATCGTTACAAAAATGGGTTCATGCACCAGAAAATTATACTCATCGATCAGGATATGGCAGGGGTAGGAACTGTTAACTTAGATAATCGCTCTTTCACCCTCAACTTTGAAGTAATGGGCTTTGTTGTCGAGCCTGGCTTTGTCCAAAGTGTAAAAAAAATGTTAAAGGCTGATTTAGCTGCTTGTGTTGCTGTTGATTTATCTGAATACCATAGAAAACCTTTTTGGTTCAAGTTAGCCGTGAGAATTTCTCGCTTGCTAACTCCTTTACTTTAAAGTAATACCAATTCTTCGCTACAGAATTGTTCAATTTAGTTGCAGCGCTTGCTCCAAGCAAACCACTTGATGGATAGTAAGTAAACTCCTCTTACAACTAGATAGGGAGTATGTTCTCTTAGTCGTAGATGATCAGGGTAGCGGTGTACCACCAAAAATGGTAAATACTTTATTTCAAAAGTTTTTTCAAGGCAAAGATAAATCAGGCAGAGTTGGATTAGGTCTTTATTTTTGCCGAATCACAGTTGAACGTTGGGGAGGTAAAATTGGTTATTTTCCACGTCAAACAGGCGGTTCCAAATTTTGGTTCCGCCTGCCAAGACCAGTTAGTTAACTGATGATTGATGAGTGTTGACTAATGACTGTTAACACTCAGCATATAGGAATCCTCAATGATATGTGAAAAATTTGAAGTAATGTAGGGCAAGCTCTACCCACCATACTTGTATTTCAAAAATCAAATAGTATTCCTATAGTTTTTGTTTACTTTTCTAGTAACCAATCAAGTGCAAAACATCACGAACTACACTATAGCCAGCTAAATCCCAAAGTAAATAGGCTATAAAGCCAATCATTGCAAAACGACCGTTCCAAATTTCGGTTTGGGGTGTCCAGCCAAAGAGAAAAGCATTACGGTCTACGCCATTGTATTCTGGTGCAACAGCTGGTGGGTTAGTAGATGGACGAGTTTCACGGGTTGCCATTTTTTTCTCCAAAATGTTGATGAATGTTGACTGTTAACAGTCAGGATAGTTTTTGTTTACTTTTCTAGTAACCAATCAAGTGCAATACATCACGAAGTACGCTATAGCCAGCTAAATCCCAAAGTAAGTAAGCTATAAAGCCAATCATGGCAAAACGACCATTCCAGATTTCAGCTTGGGGTGTCCAGCCAAACAGAAATTCATTGCGATCGCGACCATTGTAAGCTACAGCAACAGGTGGTATATCGGTAGATGGGCGAGTTTCACGAGTTTCCATTGTTTTTTTCTCCTGGATCAAGCTAATTTTTAAATACTGGATTTTCTAGTAACTAATCAGGCGGGAAATATCTCAAACTACCCCACAGGTAACTAAATCCCAAAGTAGATAAGCAATAACGCCAATCATGGCAAAACGTCCGTTTGGGGTGTCCAGCCAAATCAAAAACCATTGCGATCGCTAGCTTTGTATTGTCTGGAAATTGTTGACAAATTTGTGGAGGAGCGAGATTCCATTTTTTTGTCCTGAGCAATTTGTTACTTAACTTTAAGTTAGCTATTTATCAGTCAGTTGCTTTCCGCCTCTAGGCACAATATACAGGCACTTCTTGTGGACGATTATCAGAAACTTATCCGTGCTGACAAATCCGTCTTGAGGAGGTGATAAAAAAAGTATGTAGTTGTAAATAAATGTAAAGCTGTGATAACTGACTTGTGAGTAAACTATAAATTAAAGAAATAAATTCGCTCTGATGAAATCATTAAAAATTACAGGCTACTAATCAGTAAATAGCAAGCTTTTCATTACATCATCAAGAGCGAATTATATGACAACTTATTTCGTGAGATAAGTAAAATTCTATCTATCGCTAGATATAGTTTTCAAACTTTAGAGAGATGCTTTAAACGCCTAAATTCCACGATTCTGTAAGCTACAGGAGTTAGGTATTGCCATAGATACAGAGATATATACACAGTTGCTTGTCATGAATAAATTCTTAATCCCCCAAATTTAAAGCTAGAAGAAGGAAATACAATGTTTCAATGTACAGAAATTATGCTGGGACTCTACAAACCACTATTGTGGTTGGCACAGAATCAAATAGGTGTCCCAGATGTATCACCAGCGGAGGCATCAGTTCTCACTTCGGGGCCGCGTTTTTTTGTCGCTTTAATCTCCGGGGTGATTCTAGCTTTTGCTTTCCAATTAGTATTAACTAACCTCTCGGTTGCAGCCGGTATTTCCTACTTGGGGCGTTCATCTGACTCAGATTCAGATAGTGGGGAAGCCGGAAGTTTGGGAGGTACGATTCGCAAAATTGGCACCGCAGTGGGTATTTGGACATTAGTCACTGTGACGATCGCCTTATTAATCGCTTCTTTCTTGGCAGTAAAATTGAGTTTGGTGATTTTTGACCCCAGGCTGGGAGCGATTTTAGGGTTAGTAATTTGGGGTGCTTACTTCTTGCTACTAGTGTTCATCAGTTCCACCACAGTGGGTTCTTTGATTGGTTCGGTAGTGAATACCGCAACCTCCGGCTTTCAGGCGATTATGGGGACAGCCACGGCTGCACTAGGCGCAAAAGCTGTAAATCAGCAAGTAGTAGCCACCGCTGAAGCCGCCGCCGCCGCTGTGCGTCGGGAATTAGGTAGTGCTATCGACCCCATAAGTTTGCGGGAGAACATCGAAGATTATCTCGAAAGGGTGCGTCCCCCAGAACTAGACTTATCGAGAATTCGCGGCGACTTTGAAAGATTACTCAACGATCCCCAACTGCAAGCCATCGCTGATAGTCCAGATCTGCGTAACATTGACCGCCAAAAGTTTATCGAGTTAGTCAGCAGCCGTACCGACCTTTCTAAACGAGACGTTAGCCGCATCGCCGACACACTATATAACGTTTGGCAGCAGGTAGTAAGTCAGCAAAAACCCACCCAAGACCGGTTAGGCGAATTGATTGATTATCTCAAATCACTACCGCCAGGACAAACCAAGACAGATGAACTCAACGCCAAGCTAGAGCGGCTAATTGCGGAAACTCGTTCCTCCAAAGAAGCAGACCAAAGGGCAACCCAAGAAGCCACACCAGGGCCAATTCAGCGCACACTCCAGCAAGGAATCACCGCCCTGAGTGGTATTGTATTGGGCAGAACAGACTTGTCAGATTTGGATGTAGAAAAGATATTGCGATCGCTTGCCACCGCCAAAGATAAAGCCACAGAACAAGCAGATAAACTAGGATTGCCCGTACCATCACAACCCTATAGCCCCATCCGCGCCGATGTGGAAAATTACCTGCACAACACCTTTGCTTGGCAACTGAGTCGAGAAAGAATTGCCCAAGAATTTCGTGATGTCATCTACGACCCAGCAGCAGACCCAGGTACAGTACGTAGGGAACTAAATCGACTTTCTCGCAACGATTTTGTCAAAATCCTCACTGAACGGGGACTATTGACCCAAGCACAAATTCAGCAGATTGCAGACCAATTAGAAGCTGTCCGTCAATCAGTGATAGTAACGGTTACAGCTGAAGAAGAAAGAGAGATAGTACTCGACCTGCAACGGCGAGTAGAAACTTATCTGCTGGTGAGTGCCAAGACAGATTTAACACCTGAAGGCATTGAACGGGGTCTTAAACCTTTGTTGGCAGACTCAGACGCAGATTACGAAACTCTCTCACGGCGACTCGCACAATTTGACCGCGAACAATTGCGGAGGATACTGCTACAACGTATTGACATTCAGTCATACGAAGCAGAAAGCATTCTCGATGAATTGGAAAAACAGCGCGATCGCGTCTTGATAGAATCTAAAGGATTGGCAGACCAAGCAAAATATCAAGCAGAAACTCTGTGGTTGAATGTAGAGTCATATCTGCGTAACACTGGCAAAGCAGAATTAAACCCTGATGCCATCCGCGCCGATCTCAAGAGGTTGCTGGAAGATCCCCAAGCTGGAATTTCGGCAATTGGCACTCGCTTGTCTCGCTTTGACCGCGATACCTTGGTACAATTGTTGAGTCAGCGTCAAGATTTGAGCGAACACCAAGTTAATCAAATCATCAATACCGTAGAAGAATCTTGGCACAGTGTCCGCCATGCACCCCAAGCTTTAGCAGAGAAAGCTAAGGAACAATACGACACAGTGACGACAACAATCGCCGATTACTTGCGGAATACTGGCAAGCAAGAACTCAATCCGGAAGGAATTCAACGAGATTTTAACAAACTGTTTGAAAGCCCGAAAGAAGGAGCTATTGCCCTGCGCCGTCGCTTATCCCAGCTAGACAGGGATACTTTGGTGAAATTGCTCAGTCAACGTCAGGATTTGAGTGAACAGCAAGTCAATGATATTATTGACTCAGTACAGACTTCGATTCGTGATATTGTGCGTGCGCCGCGTCGCCTCGCCACCCGCACCCAGCAAAGAGTACAGAACTTCCAAGCTTATTTAGAAGAGTACCTGCGGCAAACTGGCAAAGAAGAACTCAACCCAGAAAGTATTAAGCGTGATGTGCAATTATTGTTGCATGATCCGCGAGTCGGGATTGAGAGTTTTAGCGATCGCTTGTCTCAATTTGACCGTTCCACAGTTATCGCTTTGCTGAAAATTCGGGAAGATATTACAGATGAAGAAGCAGCAAGAATTGCCGATAATATAATATCGGTACGCGAGCAATTTGTCGAACAAGTACGGAGTATCCAAAGAAAGATTCAAGATGTCGTCGATGGTGTTTTTGAACGCATCCGCTATTATCTCAACTCCTTGGATCGCCCAGAACTCAACTATGATGGAATTAAGCGGGATGTGCGCCAATTGTTTGACGATCCCCAAGCTGGATTTGAGTCATTGCGCGATCGCTTGTCTTCTTTTAACCGCGATACCTTAGTGGCAATTATGAGTTCCCGTGAGGATATCTCTGAGGAAGATGCCAACCGCATCATTGATCAAGTTGAACGCGCACGTAACACAGTATTGCAACGTGCAGAACGCATACAACACGAAGCACAACGCCGCCTAGAAGAGGTGAAACACCAAGCACAGCGGCAAGCAGAAGAAACCCGCAAAGCCGCAGCCACAGCAGCTTGGTGGTTATTCGCTACAGCCATCGTTTCAGCTATTTTCGCCGCATTAGGAGGAGCGATCGCTGTTGTTGTGGTGTAGGTTGATAAGTTGTCTTTGCTAACTATTCTCAGCCTCCTAACTCTTAGGAGGCTTTTTTGTGTTATGGCAAAGTGCTGAGTGCTGAGTAGAAACCCACACGAAAAAAATATGACACTTGCATAATATCATGTTCGTTTAAACACTTATGATATCTGTGGAGGTCGGTAATTGGGAATTGGTAATTGGGAATTGGTAATTGGTTTTCAGTATTACCCATTACCCATTACCCATTACCTATTACCTATTACCAAGCAAACCGACTATATCGTAAGTAATTAGCCGAACTTGATATCAAACTAAAACTTTGGGCTATTTCTAATAGTTACTCTCAGTTGATTTTCTTATTGCAAAAGAAGTTTCTACTTTTTGCTTAGTCGCCATAGCCAGATATTATTGGATTGATAAACAGGTTTTATCTGGTAACCAACCCTTTTCTCTAGTCCCTCTCGTAAATCTTGAGAAGGTTTATATAAAAAGTAATCGCTAAAACCTTGAGGAATATTAGGTAATTCTTGTTGGCGAACCAACTGAAATTTTACATTAGGTTTGAGACTATAGCTTAATGGAACAAGATCGCTCCATTTTGCATCGCTAATAATTAGAGGTTGCTCGGTTTGGTTGACGACAGGAATAATAGCAGGGATTTGTCCAATTTTAGAAGGGCCATTATTCCACCAAACTTGTGCTGGAGAAATGACAGTATAAGACGCAATTCCTAATGAAAATAACACAACAATAAGGAGTCGCCATAATTTTTGTTGCCAGAGTTGAATCCAATGAGATGTTACTTGAGTTGCTAGTAAATAAGCGACAGAGATTTGAAGACCTATATAAGAGGGTATGAGATATCTAGTAATTCCAGAGCGCCTCCCACCTAAAATTAAATCTAATAGTATTAATGGTAGTACTGACGTGACGATTAAACTTAAAATAAATAACCAAGTTTCTTTAGCAGTATGGCGACATAGATAATAAACTGCATAGAAAGTCAAAGCGACGAATGCTATTACTGGAATAATATAAGGAAAAGGATTAGTATAAGTAAAATTGAATTTATTTGCGAGATCGAGAAAGAGCCTAGCAATATGATTCAACCAGGAAAAAACTAACTCAGGAATTCCATATTTAAAACTATATTTGATCCAGTTTGTAGTTTGACGAGCCTTATCTGCACTCAAAATTATCAAAATCATCCAGGGAAAAAACGCTAGAGTGCCAACTGCAAAAGATAATAGATAGTTCTTAACAGTTTTATTAAATTGGAATTTTTCAATAGCAATCATGTAGATGCCGTGTCCAAACGTCACTAAGAAAAAAAGAGGCAAAGTGTATAATCCTAAAGCTACCGTGATACTATAAAGCACCCAACTAAATTTATTATTAATTCGCCTTGCTCGCAGGAATACTACACTAGATAGTACGGTAATGAGTCCCCATAAACTATACTGTCGTGCTGCCTGCGCGTATAGTAAATGAAAGGGCGAGAGAGCTATTAATGCCATCGCCATCCATCCGACGAGCGGGGACTCAAATAATTCTCTGCATAACCAGTAAATGACAGCAATAGTCAGTATATTAAAGACAGCAGATAAACTTCTCGTAACTAGTACTGAATTTCCAAATAACTGTACCCAGAATCGCGTTAAAAGAAAATAAAGGGGCGGAAGTTGAGGTTCTTCGGTTGCTAGACCTTTAATAGTATCAAAAGTAGTTCTTTCAGGATTAGGAAACTGATAGCTTTGTATATCTTTAAAACTAACTATGTGAGTGTATAGTTGCTTTTCAAACTCTTCTGATGTGTATCCCGAAACTCGCAATGATGTAAAAACTTCATCATCCCAATAAATTTTTTTATCTAAATATATAAATCTAAAAAATATTCCTATTATTAATATTATTACTAATAATATTTTAATCCTTGAAAACCTAATTGTTCTTTGTATTGTTGTTTGCATAATTTTGCATACTAATTAAAAATTTGAACTT
Above is a window of Nostoc sp. UHCC 0702 DNA encoding:
- a CDS encoding high light inducible protein translates to MATRETRPSTNPPAVAPEYNGVDRNAFLFGWTPQTEIWNGRFAMIGFIAYLLWDLAGYSVVRDVLHLIGY
- a CDS encoding MFS transporter — encoded protein: MFQCTEIMLGLYKPLLWLAQNQIGVPDVSPAEASVLTSGPRFFVALISGVILAFAFQLVLTNLSVAAGISYLGRSSDSDSDSGEAGSLGGTIRKIGTAVGIWTLVTVTIALLIASFLAVKLSLVIFDPRLGAILGLVIWGAYFLLLVFISSTTVGSLIGSVVNTATSGFQAIMGTATAALGAKAVNQQVVATAEAAAAAVRRELGSAIDPISLRENIEDYLERVRPPELDLSRIRGDFERLLNDPQLQAIADSPDLRNIDRQKFIELVSSRTDLSKRDVSRIADTLYNVWQQVVSQQKPTQDRLGELIDYLKSLPPGQTKTDELNAKLERLIAETRSSKEADQRATQEATPGPIQRTLQQGITALSGIVLGRTDLSDLDVEKILRSLATAKDKATEQADKLGLPVPSQPYSPIRADVENYLHNTFAWQLSRERIAQEFRDVIYDPAADPGTVRRELNRLSRNDFVKILTERGLLTQAQIQQIADQLEAVRQSVIVTVTAEEEREIVLDLQRRVETYLLVSAKTDLTPEGIERGLKPLLADSDADYETLSRRLAQFDREQLRRILLQRIDIQSYEAESILDELEKQRDRVLIESKGLADQAKYQAETLWLNVESYLRNTGKAELNPDAIRADLKRLLEDPQAGISAIGTRLSRFDRDTLVQLLSQRQDLSEHQVNQIINTVEESWHSVRHAPQALAEKAKEQYDTVTTTIADYLRNTGKQELNPEGIQRDFNKLFESPKEGAIALRRRLSQLDRDTLVKLLSQRQDLSEQQVNDIIDSVQTSIRDIVRAPRRLATRTQQRVQNFQAYLEEYLRQTGKEELNPESIKRDVQLLLHDPRVGIESFSDRLSQFDRSTVIALLKIREDITDEEAARIADNIISVREQFVEQVRSIQRKIQDVVDGVFERIRYYLNSLDRPELNYDGIKRDVRQLFDDPQAGFESLRDRLSSFNRDTLVAIMSSREDISEEDANRIIDQVERARNTVLQRAERIQHEAQRRLEEVKHQAQRQAEETRKAAATAAWWLFATAIVSAIFAALGGAIAVVVV
- a CDS encoding ATP-binding protein, whose product is MVSKLLLQLDREYVLLVVDDQGSGVPPKMVNTLFQKFFQGKDKSGRVGLGLYFCRITVERWGGKIGYFPRQTGGSKFWFRLPRPVS
- a CDS encoding high light inducible protein; translation: METRETRPSTDIPPVAVAYNGRDRNEFLFGWTPQAEIWNGRFAMIGFIAYLLWDLAGYSVLRDVLHLIGY
- a CDS encoding endonuclease/exonuclease/phosphatase family protein; this translates as MLNIKEQVDTFAKKFVPSYRFIRSQESTIDSSHLPQRELNINSIKVLNWNIAKNNYDKIWLKDFFNIVEYYQPDLIFLQEFRLELGRKKLGKWIGMNWSYAPNFIDAHHQSYSGIFTASTISPLTKKVLITRHYEPIIKTPKISLITEYPLFNNKTTILAINSHLINFVDLNKFKIQLHELEMVLSAHHGPLIFSGSQARN
- a CDS encoding glycosyltransferase family 39 protein; translated protein: MQTTIQRTIRFSRIKILLVIILIIGIFFRFIYLDKKIYWDDEVFTSLRVSGYTSEEFEKQLYTHIVSFKDIQSYQFPNPERTTFDTIKGLATEEPQLPPLYFLLTRFWVQLFGNSVLVTRSLSAVFNILTIAVIYWLCRELFESPLVGWMAMALIALSPFHLLYAQAARQYSLWGLITVLSSVVFLRARRINNKFSWVLYSITVALGLYTLPLFFLVTFGHGIYMIAIEKFQFNKTVKNYLLSFAVGTLAFFPWMILIILSADKARQTTNWIKYSFKYGIPELVFSWLNHIARLFLDLANKFNFTYTNPFPYIIPVIAFVALTFYAVYYLCRHTAKETWLFILSLIVTSVLPLILLDLILGGRRSGITRYLIPSYIGLQISVAYLLATQVTSHWIQLWQQKLWRLLIVVLFSLGIASYTVISPAQVWWNNGPSKIGQIPAIIPVVNQTEQPLIISDAKWSDLVPLSYSLKPNVKFQLVRQQELPNIPQGFSDYFLYKPSQDLREGLEKRVGYQIKPVYQSNNIWLWRLSKK